One part of the bacterium genome encodes these proteins:
- the glyQ gene encoding glycine--tRNA ligase subunit alpha produces MAPTFQEIIHKLNEYWSNYGCIIQQPYDTEKGASTMNPATFLRVLGPEPWNAAMVEPCRRPTDGRYGENPNRLQHYFQYQVILKPSPEDAQDVYLKSLEYLGIKLENHDIRFVEDNWESPTLGAWGVGWEFWLDGMEVTQFTYFQQAGGIEVKPVALELTYGLERIAMYLQEKDSVFDIQWNDKVKYGEIYLQNEIEQSKYNFECSTPEILFNLFDLYTKEVDNCLNAGLVLPAYDFVLKCSHTFNLLDARGVISKDERTNFINRIRRMAERTAKLYYKQREDMGFPLLKTANTIKT; encoded by the coding sequence ATGGCACCAACGTTTCAGGAAATTATTCATAAACTTAACGAATATTGGTCAAACTATGGCTGCATAATTCAACAGCCTTATGATACCGAAAAAGGGGCAAGTACAATGAATCCCGCCACTTTCCTCAGGGTATTAGGGCCTGAACCGTGGAATGCTGCGATGGTTGAGCCATGCAGACGTCCTACAGACGGGCGTTATGGAGAAAATCCAAACAGGCTTCAGCATTATTTCCAGTATCAGGTAATTTTAAAACCTTCTCCTGAAGATGCGCAGGATGTTTATCTCAAGAGTCTTGAATATTTAGGTATCAAGCTTGAAAATCATGATATAAGATTTGTAGAAGATAATTGGGAATCGCCGACCCTCGGGGCATGGGGTGTTGGTTGGGAATTTTGGCTTGATGGAATGGAAGTTACCCAGTTTACATATTTTCAGCAGGCAGGCGGAATTGAAGTAAAACCTGTTGCGCTTGAGCTTACTTATGGTCTTGAAAGAATTGCCATGTATCTTCAGGAAAAAGACAGTGTTTTTGATATTCAATGGAATGATAAGGTTAAATACGGAGAAATTTATCTTCAGAATGAAATAGAACAATCCAAATATAACTTTGAATGCTCCACTCCTGAAATTTTATTTAACCTGTTCGATCTTTATACAAAAGAAGTTGATAATTGCCTTAATGCCGGGCTTGTGCTTCCTGCTTATGACTTTGTGTTGAAATGTTCGCATACTTTTAATTTGTTAGATGCAAGAGGAGTCATCAGCAAGGATGAACGAACAAATTTTATAAACAGAATCAGAAGAATGGCAGAGAGAACCGCTAAACTTTATTATAAACAAAGAGAAGATATGGGATTTCCTCTTCTTAAAACTGCTAATACCATTAAAACTTAA
- a CDS encoding methyl-accepting chemotaxis protein, with the protein MFFSKLLNKTEKILETTRIEQKKIDKNHFIIIVEKIFGLLNNGIVLKKQAGISLECCNDIKTSINNVTGEQENISSSVEEVTATLNEFAATICNDAERCVSLSKKSNEIHSITLEGNIRTVEVQKEFDNLKHSFTDLDEQMNSLKTASEQIGKIIGAIKIIASQTNLLALNAAIEAARAGEHGRGFAVVADEVKKLAVKTQQLTELVENEIKNIQNISKYSINASKNTFNTLAISQEEFSKLSDNLHLVTDEISVMSTDIALISENYEQASACVEEMSATMQSLSASMQQITAESNEVRVKTDELSTKQSDCLNLSVELIDVICNFSPEEKSVFLDKRLEDHHNWVASLKKAIDNKNPNAELQLDHTLCKFGKWYFNYKPSNAEKSIFNKIDIPHKKVHETGRLILAEIKKGNMTKVDLLFENEILPAVREIELLFNSLKEIANNS; encoded by the coding sequence ATGTTTTTTTCAAAATTGCTTAATAAAACTGAAAAAATTTTAGAAACAACCCGGATTGAACAGAAAAAAATCGATAAAAATCATTTTATAATTATTGTTGAAAAAATATTTGGGTTGCTAAACAATGGAATTGTGCTTAAAAAGCAAGCCGGAATTAGTCTTGAGTGTTGCAATGATATAAAAACCTCTATAAATAATGTAACAGGTGAGCAGGAAAATATTTCAAGTTCAGTAGAAGAGGTTACAGCTACTCTAAATGAATTTGCTGCAACTATTTGTAATGATGCTGAAAGATGCGTTAGTCTTTCAAAAAAATCTAATGAAATTCATTCAATAACTTTGGAAGGTAACATACGTACTGTTGAAGTACAAAAAGAATTTGATAACTTAAAACACTCTTTTACTGATCTTGATGAGCAAATGAATTCTTTAAAAACAGCATCTGAGCAAATAGGAAAGATAATAGGGGCAATTAAAATAATTGCAAGTCAAACAAATTTATTGGCTTTAAATGCTGCAATAGAAGCTGCAAGAGCAGGAGAACACGGAAGAGGTTTTGCCGTTGTTGCGGACGAAGTAAAAAAACTTGCAGTAAAAACTCAACAACTTACTGAACTTGTTGAAAATGAAATTAAAAATATTCAAAATATATCAAAATATAGTATTAATGCTTCGAAAAATACGTTTAATACTCTTGCAATAAGTCAGGAAGAGTTTTCTAAACTATCAGATAATTTGCATCTTGTAACTGATGAGATAAGTGTGATGTCTACAGATATTGCACTTATCTCCGAAAATTATGAACAGGCTAGTGCATGTGTAGAAGAAATGAGTGCTACTATGCAAAGTCTAAGTGCTTCAATGCAACAAATAACAGCAGAAAGCAATGAAGTAAGAGTTAAAACGGATGAATTATCCACTAAACAGTCTGATTGTTTGAATCTATCAGTTGAATTAATCGACGTTATCTGTAATTTTTCACCGGAAGAAAAGAGTGTCTTCCTTGATAAAAGACTGGAAGATCATCATAATTGGGTAGCCTCATTAAAAAAAGCCATTGATAATAAAAATCCGAATGCAGAGTTGCAGCTTGATCATACACTCTGTAAATTTGGCAAATGGTATTTCAATTATAAACCGTCAAATGCCGAAAAAAGCATTTTTAATAAAATAGACATACCTCACAAAAAAGTGCATGAAACAGGTAGATTGATATTAGCTGAAATTAAAAAAGGAAATATGACAAAAGTTGATTTACTTTTTGAGAATGAAATATTGCCGGCGGTAAGAGAAATTGAACTATTATTTAATAGTTTAAAGGAGATTGCAAATAATTCTTAG